One Ananas comosus cultivar F153 linkage group 1, ASM154086v1, whole genome shotgun sequence DNA window includes the following coding sequences:
- the LOC109721407 gene encoding NADH dehydrogenase [ubiquinone] iron-sulfur protein 4, mitochondrial-like has translation MAAPLRHRTLPLARALLSPSRLLSSDTALVEIKPVEIGIVSGIPEEHLRRKVMIYSPARTATQQGSGKVGKWKINFLSTQKWENPLMGWTSTGDPYANVGEAALSFDSEEAAKAFAEKHGWDYVVRKRHTPLLKPKAYADNFKWKGPPKTDED, from the exons atGGCCGCGCCCCTGCGACATCGCACTCTCCCCCTCGCCCGCGCCCTCCTCTCCCCGTCGCGATTGCTCTCCTCCGACACCGCCCTCGTCGAGATCAAGCCCGTCGAGATCGGGATCGTCTCCGGGATCCCCGAAGAGCACCTCCGTCGAAAG GTCATGATATATTCACCAGCTCGCACCGCAACTCAGCAAGGTTCTGGGAAAGTTGGAAAGTGGAAAATCAATTTTCTGTCAACCCAAAA GTGGGAGAATCCATTGATGGGTTGGACCTCAACTGGGGACCCATATGCCAATGTAGGTGAGGCAGCGCTTAGTTTTGATAGTGAAGAAGCTGCAAAAGCATTTGCTGAGAAGCATGGATGGGATTATGtg GTGAGGAAGCGTCATACCCCTCTTTTAAAG CCCAAGGCCTACGCAGATAATTTCAAGTGGAAGGGACCCCCCAAGACCGACGAAGACTAA
- the LOC109721399 gene encoding uncharacterized protein LOC109721399: MAKRQKRFYPLLPSTTTDAVATATLAAHRHPPLVPNGTQTAARVQLGLHAPSSGGGGSGFAAGFSLGPCSAAIPEKLAKSSGDHLTLSLLPCSPPPPPSPPEVKHDVPVEQDLLQKLQEPKVITPMLVRPVASSITVGPITPDATAVPPAPIPAKPEVVEEEVESETLPAVVSDSRNRVRLTNSAYKEMVGQPECPWLDSIGLDGHGMKVRLAMKPERPQRIAGAVRLDVAESAMPNSASGFSCQVKIEWACNGRKNYINAPCTVSRLYCESRDYLFTWRFHTNEASVTYCKA, translated from the coding sequence ATGGCTAAGCGGCAGAAGCGGTTCTACCCTCTGCTCCCGTCCACCACCACCGACGCCGTCGCTACCGCCACCTTGGCGGCCCATCGTCATCCCCCGCTCGTCCCTAACGGGACGCAGACGGCGGCCCGAGTCCAATTGGGCCTCCACGCCcccagcagcggcggcggcggcagcggcttCGCCGCAGGGTTCTCTCTCGGCCCCTGCTCTGCGGCAATTCCCGAAAAGCTCGCAAAGAGCTCCGGCGATCACTTAacactctctctcctcccctgcTCCCCGCCACCACCCCCTTCCCCGCCGGAGGTCAAGCACGACGTGCCGGTCGAGCAGGACCTCCTCCAGAAGCTGCAGGAGCCGAAGGTGATTACGCCGATGCTCGTGCGGCCAGTGGCCTCGAGCATCACTGTCGGGCCCATCACCCCAGATGCCACCGCAGTCCCCCCGGCCCCCATTCCTGCAAAACCGGAGGTTGTCGAGGAAGAGGTGGAGTCGGAAACCCTCCCCGCGGTGGTCTCCGACTCCCGCAACCGGGTTCGGCTCACAAATTCCGCCTACAAAGAGATGGTGGGCCAGCCGGAGTGCCCGTGGCTCGACTCGATAGGATTGGACGGCCACGGCATGAAGGTCAGGCTCGCGATGAAGCCGGAGAGGCCGCAACGGATCGCCGGGGCAGTGAGGCTCGATGTGGCCGAGTCCGCGATGCCAAATTCAGCGAGTGGGTTCTCGTGCCAGGTGAAGATAGAGTGGGCATGCAACGGGAGGAAGAACTACATCAATGCGCCATGCACAGTGAGCAGGCTCTACTGCGAATCCAGGGACTACCTCTTTACTTGGAGGTTTCACACCAACGAAGCCTCTGTTACCTATTGCAAAGCTtaa